Proteins encoded within one genomic window of Bacteroidota bacterium:
- a CDS encoding N(4)-(beta-N-acetylglucosaminyl)-L-asparaginase: MTSRRNFIKGSFIVASLAALPAGIKKSMGYPNKDAQNCKKKIQNKPIVISTWNHGLDANEAAWKVLSNKGYALDAVEAGVKISEADPEVSSVGYGGMPDRDGNVTLDACIMDELGNCGSVGFLKEIMHPISVARKVMTDTPHVMLTGIGAQEFALNKGFKKENLLTYEAKLRWQEWMRTQNYHPEPTPDKENHDTIGMLALDEEGKLCGACTTSGLAWKLHGRVGDSPIIGAGLFVDGDVGGAVATGKGEAVIRIAGTHLVVELMRQGKSPEKACQMAVERIMEKQKDYRDFQVGFIALNKYGEYGTYSLTKGFEYAVYTNNENKLVKSPSLLK, translated from the coding sequence ATGACATCGAGAAGAAACTTTATTAAAGGCTCTTTTATTGTAGCCTCGTTAGCAGCATTACCAGCCGGCATTAAAAAAAGCATGGGTTATCCCAACAAAGATGCTCAAAATTGTAAAAAGAAAATTCAAAATAAACCAATCGTCATATCTACATGGAATCATGGGTTGGATGCCAACGAAGCTGCATGGAAGGTGCTTAGTAATAAAGGATACGCACTGGATGCTGTAGAGGCAGGTGTAAAAATTTCAGAAGCAGATCCTGAAGTTAGCAGCGTTGGATATGGTGGCATGCCTGACCGAGACGGTAATGTGACCTTGGATGCATGCATTATGGACGAATTAGGTAATTGTGGCTCTGTTGGTTTTTTGAAGGAAATCATGCACCCTATATCGGTGGCTCGAAAAGTTATGACAGATACTCCCCATGTTATGTTAACAGGAATTGGTGCACAGGAGTTTGCCCTAAATAAAGGTTTTAAAAAGGAAAATTTATTGACTTATGAAGCCAAATTGAGATGGCAAGAATGGATGCGCACACAAAACTATCATCCTGAACCAACCCCTGACAAAGAAAATCATGACACCATTGGGATGTTGGCTCTTGATGAGGAAGGGAAATTATGCGGAGCTTGCACAACCAGTGGTCTGGCTTGGAAATTACACGGACGAGTAGGCGACTCCCCTATTATTGGTGCCGGACTATTTGTTGATGGAGATGTGGGTGGAGCTGTAGCAACAGGAAAAGGAGAAGCAGTAATTAGAATTGCAGGAACCCATTTAGTTGTTGAATTAATGCGACAGGGAAAATCACCTGAAAAAGCTTGCCAGATGGCCGTTGAAAGAATCATGGAAAAACAAAAAGACTATCGTGATTTTCAGGTAGGTTTTATTGCACTCAATAAATATGGTGAATATGGCACCTACAGCCTTACAAAAGGATTTGAATATGCCGTTTATACCAATAACGAAAACAAACTTGTTAAATCTCCTTCCCTTTTGAAATAG
- a CDS encoding T9SS type A sorting domain-containing protein, whose amino-acid sequence MKNISISILFVLALSFSGQAQNVSLFAGSPNVPGYNSSGTAISSAKFNQPYGIALDGQGNFWISETGGQVIYMITSSNMVYVRAGSYTNTGYVNSSGVNARFYNPKGMAVGPNNEIYIADYSNNVIRKLTAFTSLGSAQTVSKFSGKQGTSGGYVNGSATVAEFNGPTDIVVDASGNLYVSDFNNHVIRKITSSGAVSLLAGQPNSSGSTDGHATSTAKFNGPAGLYLKDSVLYVTDNWGSKIRKISLNSSWVKTISSAYWTPSDILEYDGSLYFTDQHRVARYSNSTLTTYAGSATLNQSGYTNGFGTAARFYNAKGMIYNPADTSMLIIDSDNHVIRKVTLCPTITPNITISGNTSFCDGDSVILTGPSGYASYTWSNSKTTQSIVVKNSATLTLTVTNSNQCTGISSPVTLTKKSLPNANFNMDSTACIGIDEAITYTGSAGSGATYTWDFDGGSISSGSGQGPYNVGWNSTGSKQITLQVSENGCSSTVNTKYINVYAIPTSTFTIKNALCAFEHDTITFTGQASTSATFSWDFNGATVVSGSGRGPYILYWVNSATKTVKLTVVDHFCNSTQTSNQLNIQAVPNAAFTSKTTMCFGDIDTISFTGSAGSSAVYNWDFDGGNILSGSGAGPYTVDWNTVGSKTISLIITENGCNSAPSNVSLQVNQLPTSTFDIKNTACTFTNDTITYTGNATSGASYLWNFDGATVLSGSGQGPYILHWQLAGTKMVTLKVSANGCESNIKIEQVLVTESPTAAFAMPTSICEEQQTTVTFIGIAGTTAVYNWDFDGATIVSGSGSGPYIVKWTGFGTKAPSLYIEENGCVSNVYSLSITVNQKPTAVFTVNSEVCLDRNISVDYVGNASSSANYVWNFGDAVQQSGSGQGPYIISWNSAGAKQISLQVSEGGCSSGNFTKDITVNPNPPVPTITQNGNTLTSSSATNNQWFDLSGIINGANTQDYNPPADGTYYVVVTDSKGCSAQSADFDFIHIGLSEYELTDFLIYPNPVHDVLIIESGKHALSDVVISIIASDGKIVLSRKLENKIHEIDLSHIEKGLYILRLSSNEEIRNLKLLKN is encoded by the coding sequence ATGAAAAATATTTCAATTAGCATATTGTTTGTTCTTGCTTTGTCTTTTTCAGGACAAGCTCAAAATGTAAGTTTATTTGCTGGTTCACCTAATGTTCCTGGTTATAATAGTTCAGGCACAGCAATTTCTTCAGCCAAATTTAATCAGCCATATGGAATTGCGTTGGACGGACAGGGAAACTTTTGGATTTCAGAAACTGGTGGACAGGTAATTTATATGATTACTTCCAGCAATATGGTATATGTCAGAGCAGGGTCATATACCAATACGGGTTATGTAAATTCCAGTGGCGTTAATGCTCGCTTTTACAACCCAAAAGGAATGGCCGTAGGACCAAACAATGAAATTTATATTGCTGATTATAGCAATAATGTAATTAGAAAATTAACTGCATTTACATCACTTGGCAGTGCGCAAACTGTTAGCAAGTTTAGTGGCAAACAAGGTACAAGTGGTGGTTATGTTAATGGTTCTGCTACTGTTGCAGAATTCAATGGTCCTACTGATATAGTGGTCGATGCTTCTGGGAATCTCTATGTTTCTGATTTCAACAATCACGTGATTAGAAAAATCACCTCAAGTGGAGCAGTGTCCTTGTTGGCGGGTCAACCAAATTCTTCAGGAAGTACCGATGGTCACGCTACTTCAACTGCAAAATTCAATGGACCAGCCGGATTATATCTTAAGGACAGTGTACTTTATGTGACAGATAATTGGGGATCAAAAATTCGTAAAATATCTCTTAATTCATCTTGGGTCAAAACTATTAGCAGTGCTTACTGGACGCCTTCTGATATACTTGAATATGATGGCAGTCTTTATTTTACAGACCAGCATCGGGTAGCAAGATACAGCAACAGTACGTTAACAACTTATGCAGGAAGTGCTACTTTGAATCAATCAGGTTACACCAATGGATTCGGAACCGCTGCTCGTTTTTACAATGCAAAAGGCATGATTTACAATCCAGCCGACACCAGTATGCTTATTATTGACAGTGATAATCACGTTATTCGAAAAGTAACCTTATGCCCAACCATTACACCTAATATTACTATTAGCGGCAACACTTCATTCTGTGATGGCGATAGTGTTATTTTAACGGGTCCATCTGGTTATGCAAGCTATACATGGTCGAATAGTAAAACTACACAAAGCATAGTGGTTAAAAATTCTGCAACATTAACACTTACGGTTACGAATTCAAATCAATGTACAGGAATATCAAGTCCGGTTACTTTGACTAAAAAATCCTTGCCCAATGCAAACTTTAATATGGATAGTACGGCTTGTATTGGCATTGACGAAGCAATAACTTATACTGGCAGTGCAGGATCAGGTGCAACCTATACTTGGGATTTTGACGGAGGAAGCATATCTTCAGGAAGTGGACAAGGGCCATACAACGTGGGATGGAATAGTACCGGCAGCAAACAGATTACTTTACAAGTAAGTGAAAATGGCTGTTCATCAACTGTTAATACAAAATACATAAATGTGTATGCTATTCCCACTTCTACCTTTACAATTAAAAACGCCTTATGTGCTTTTGAACATGATACCATCACATTTACAGGTCAGGCTTCTACATCCGCAACATTCAGCTGGGATTTTAATGGTGCTACTGTAGTTTCAGGATCTGGCAGAGGCCCGTACATTCTATACTGGGTTAATTCAGCTACAAAAACTGTAAAATTAACTGTTGTTGATCATTTTTGTAATTCTACACAAACCAGCAATCAACTTAACATACAAGCAGTTCCTAACGCAGCATTTACCTCAAAAACAACCATGTGTTTTGGCGATATTGACACTATTTCCTTCACGGGATCAGCTGGCTCATCAGCTGTTTATAATTGGGATTTCGATGGAGGAAATATCTTATCAGGCTCAGGAGCAGGACCTTATACGGTAGACTGGAATACTGTTGGTTCCAAAACTATATCACTGATTATTACCGAAAATGGATGCAATTCGGCACCTTCAAATGTTAGTCTGCAGGTAAACCAATTGCCTACATCAACTTTTGATATAAAAAATACCGCCTGCACATTTACCAATGATACGATTACTTATACCGGGAATGCAACTTCAGGAGCTTCTTACCTATGGAATTTTGATGGTGCTACTGTTTTATCAGGTTCAGGTCAGGGACCATACATCCTTCACTGGCAACTTGCAGGGACCAAAATGGTCACACTTAAAGTTTCAGCAAATGGCTGCGAGTCAAACATCAAAATAGAACAAGTGCTTGTAACAGAGTCTCCTACTGCGGCCTTTGCCATGCCAACCTCCATTTGTGAGGAACAGCAAACCACTGTTACTTTTATAGGAATTGCCGGAACTACTGCAGTTTATAATTGGGATTTTGATGGAGCAACTATCGTTTCAGGCTCGGGTTCAGGCCCATACATTGTAAAATGGACTGGATTTGGAACCAAAGCTCCTAGTCTTTACATTGAAGAAAATGGATGTGTATCTAATGTTTATTCCCTCAGTATAACAGTCAATCAAAAGCCAACGGCTGTCTTTACAGTCAATAGTGAAGTTTGTTTGGATAGGAATATTTCCGTTGATTATGTTGGAAATGCTAGTAGTTCAGCTAATTATGTTTGGAACTTTGGAGATGCAGTGCAGCAGTCTGGCAGTGGTCAAGGACCTTATATTATCAGCTGGAATTCTGCAGGTGCTAAACAAATATCTTTACAAGTTAGTGAGGGCGGATGCAGTTCTGGGAATTTCACAAAAGACATAACGGTCAACCCAAATCCACCAGTTCCAACTATTACTCAAAACGGAAATACCTTAACATCAAGTTCAGCAACAAACAATCAATGGTTCGATTTGTCAGGAATTATCAATGGAGCAAATACACAAGATTACAATCCACCGGCAGATGGCACCTATTATGTTGTTGTAACTGATAGTAAAGGTTGTTCTGCACAATCTGCAGATTTCGATTTTATTCATATTGGTTTATCAGAATATGAATTAACAGATTTCCTCATTTATCCAAATCCGGTGCATGACGTATTAATTATCGAAAGCGGGAAACATGCATTATCTGATGTTGTTATATCAATTATTGCAAGTGATGGGAAAATTGTTTTAAGCAGGAAACTGGAAAATAAAATTCACGAAATTGATTTATCGCATATAGAAAAAGGTCTGTATATCCTTAGATTATCATCAAATGAAGAAATCAGGAATTTGAAATTACTTAAAAATTAA
- the elbB gene encoding isoprenoid biosynthesis glyoxalase ElbB — protein MIKFAVVLSGSGVYDGTEIHEAVLSLYAIQKEGAEYSIFAPDIAQHHVINHITGEEMPESRNVLVESARIARGKISPLNEFNADNYDVLLFPGGFGAAKNLSSFAFDGINCQVNDDVENSIKAMLERNKPIGALCISPVLLAKVIGDGIDLTIGSDKATIQAIKSMGATHKVSDHGEIVYDRKYKVVSTACYMLDATIDQIGLGAENVVKKLIELV, from the coding sequence ATGATAAAGTTTGCTGTTGTTTTATCAGGTAGTGGTGTGTATGATGGAACTGAAATTCATGAAGCTGTTTTGTCGCTTTATGCCATTCAAAAAGAAGGAGCAGAATACAGCATTTTTGCTCCCGACATAGCTCAACATCATGTTATTAACCACATAACAGGTGAAGAAATGCCGGAAAGCAGGAATGTATTAGTCGAGTCTGCACGCATTGCCCGTGGAAAAATAAGTCCGCTAAATGAATTTAATGCTGACAACTATGACGTACTTCTTTTCCCAGGTGGCTTTGGAGCTGCAAAAAATTTATCTTCATTTGCATTTGATGGTATAAACTGTCAGGTAAATGATGATGTTGAAAATTCAATAAAAGCCATGCTTGAACGCAACAAGCCTATTGGTGCTCTCTGTATTTCACCAGTATTATTGGCTAAAGTTATTGGAGATGGTATCGACCTTACCATTGGTTCCGATAAAGCAACAATCCAAGCCATCAAATCCATGGGTGCTACTCATAAAGTTAGCGACCATGGTGAAATTGTATACGATAGGAAATACAAAGTGGTTAGCACAGCTTGTTATATGTTGGATGCAACAATTGATCAAATTGGTCTTGGAGCTGAAAATGTTGTCAAAAAACTCATCGAGCTTGTCTGA